A single genomic interval of Dyella sp. GSA-30 harbors:
- a CDS encoding LysR substrate-binding domain-containing protein yields the protein MEASKTLQGEPAMKRKMPPLNSLKAFEVAGTTGNFTRAAEMLNVTQSAVSRQVRQLEIQLGEPLLLRRHHHLQLTDAGRLLLRALKQSFDKIELTVRDIRDRRHVSRLRVNAPPTFSGRWLLPRLSSLRELHPDIEITLTNFARDNLSGSGGIDCAIRWGDGEWSELDSTFLMRERSIAVCSPSLLCAGGNDVPDFSRVPLLHVLSADGQRQRSWARWLEAAGITGVNVDAGYEFDQSDMAIRAAVDGLGIAIADWRMVARELQEGPLVQVLDVHVEGHQSYWFVTRSDPAPAKSLQAFRQWLQQEAGAPPSSSANGTMPGHIDKAMAEPYRSKPS from the coding sequence ATGGAAGCGTCGAAAACATTGCAAGGAGAGCCGGCGATGAAACGGAAGATGCCACCGCTCAATTCGCTCAAGGCATTTGAAGTAGCTGGTACGACGGGTAATTTCACCCGGGCAGCGGAGATGTTGAACGTTACCCAGAGTGCCGTCAGTCGGCAGGTGCGCCAGTTGGAGATCCAGCTGGGCGAGCCGCTTCTGCTGCGGCGTCATCATCATTTGCAACTCACCGATGCGGGGCGTTTGTTACTGCGCGCGCTGAAGCAGTCCTTCGACAAGATCGAACTCACGGTACGCGATATTCGAGACCGACGGCATGTGAGTCGACTGCGTGTCAATGCACCGCCGACGTTTTCGGGCCGCTGGCTGCTCCCTAGGCTTTCAAGCCTGCGCGAACTGCATCCCGATATCGAGATCACCCTGACCAATTTTGCGAGAGATAACCTCTCGGGCTCGGGAGGGATCGATTGCGCCATTCGGTGGGGCGACGGAGAGTGGAGCGAGCTCGACAGCACCTTTCTCATGCGCGAGCGAAGCATTGCCGTATGTTCACCAAGTCTGTTGTGTGCAGGCGGTAACGACGTACCTGACTTCTCTCGCGTTCCGCTGCTGCATGTGCTTTCGGCCGACGGTCAGCGGCAGCGTAGCTGGGCGCGTTGGCTGGAGGCGGCGGGGATTACCGGGGTCAACGTCGATGCAGGTTACGAGTTCGATCAATCCGATATGGCGATTCGTGCGGCGGTGGACGGGTTGGGTATAGCCATTGCCGACTGGCGGATGGTTGCCCGTGAGCTGCAGGAGGGCCCGTTGGTCCAGGTGCTCGATGTCCACGTAGAGGGGCATCAGTCCTATTGGTTTGTCACGCGCTCCGATCCGGCTCCGGCAAAGTCATTGCAGGCGTTTCGACAATGGCTCCAGCAAGAAGCAGGCGCCCCGCCTTCCTCCTCCGCCAACGGGACCATGCCAGGTCACATCGACAAGGCTATGGCCGAGCCCTATCGCTCAAAACCAAGCTAG
- a CDS encoding acyl-CoA dehydrogenase family protein, whose protein sequence is MSARLNPFDLYDVRSMLSDEERMVQDTVARFVDEKVLPIIGDCFDQARFPKELVPEIANMGLLGATLPEEYGCAGMNGVSYGLICQELERGDSGLRSFASVQSSLCMYPIYAYGSEEQKKNYLPRMAAGEVIGCFGLTEPHGGSDPANMKTHAKKDGGDWVINGAKMWITNGNLAHIAIVWAQTEDGIQGFIVPTDTKGFTAQEVHKKMSLRASVTSALFFDNVRVPDSARLPNVKGLKGPLGCLTQARYGITWGPIGAAIACLQEVRDYTQERILFGRPLAANQAIQLKMADMARRITTAQLLSLQLGRLKDAGAMQPTQVSLAKWNNCRMAIDIARECRDILGGAGITTEHSAIRHALNLESVITYEGTETVHQLVVGRELTGINAF, encoded by the coding sequence ATGTCCGCTCGTTTGAACCCGTTCGACCTGTATGACGTCCGTTCGATGCTCTCTGACGAGGAGCGCATGGTGCAGGACACCGTGGCGCGATTTGTCGACGAGAAAGTCCTTCCGATCATCGGCGACTGCTTTGACCAGGCGCGCTTCCCGAAGGAACTGGTCCCCGAGATCGCCAATATGGGCCTGCTCGGTGCCACTCTTCCCGAGGAATATGGTTGCGCGGGCATGAACGGCGTCAGCTACGGCCTGATCTGCCAGGAGCTGGAGCGTGGCGATTCGGGCTTGCGCAGCTTTGCCTCCGTGCAGAGCTCGCTGTGCATGTACCCCATCTACGCCTACGGCAGCGAAGAACAGAAAAAGAACTATCTGCCGCGCATGGCTGCGGGTGAAGTCATCGGTTGTTTCGGTCTGACAGAGCCGCATGGCGGTTCCGATCCGGCGAACATGAAGACCCATGCCAAGAAAGACGGTGGCGACTGGGTTATCAATGGCGCCAAGATGTGGATCACCAACGGCAACCTGGCGCATATCGCGATCGTCTGGGCACAGACCGAGGACGGCATCCAGGGCTTTATCGTGCCGACCGACACCAAGGGTTTCACCGCGCAGGAAGTGCACAAGAAAATGAGCCTGCGCGCGTCCGTGACGTCGGCGCTGTTCTTCGACAATGTGCGCGTGCCTGATAGCGCCCGTCTGCCCAACGTCAAGGGTTTGAAGGGGCCGCTTGGCTGCCTTACCCAGGCGCGTTATGGCATTACCTGGGGGCCGATCGGCGCCGCCATCGCCTGCCTGCAGGAAGTACGCGACTACACCCAGGAGCGCATCCTGTTCGGTCGCCCGTTGGCCGCCAATCAGGCGATCCAGTTGAAGATGGCCGATATGGCCCGTCGCATCACCACCGCCCAGTTGCTGTCGCTGCAGTTGGGCCGGCTGAAGGACGCCGGTGCGATGCAGCCCACCCAGGTATCCCTTGCCAAGTGGAACAACTGCCGCATGGCCATCGATATCGCGCGCGAATGCCGTGACATCCTCGGTGGCGCGGGCATCACCACCGAGCACTCGGCCATCCGCCACGCCTTGAACCTGGAGTCGGTCATCACCTATGAGGGCACCGAGACGGTGCATCAGCTGGTGGTCGGCCGCGAATTGACCGGTATCAACGCGTTCTGA
- a CDS encoding GNAT family N-acetyltransferase → MDWQSIRIETERLILRPPRLEDFDGWAANMADEEAARFIGGYQPRAAAWRNFLVMAGAWQMQGFAMFSVIEKATGRWIGRLGPWQPEGWPGTEVGWGLAREAWGKGYALEGASASIDWAFDNLGWTEVIHSIDRDNDASQALARRLGSTNLGPGQLPAPYEHVQIDIWGQTREQWRSRRA, encoded by the coding sequence GTGGACTGGCAGAGTATCCGTATCGAAACCGAGCGCTTGATCCTCCGGCCGCCAAGGCTTGAGGATTTCGATGGCTGGGCCGCCAACATGGCTGACGAAGAAGCCGCGCGTTTCATCGGCGGCTATCAGCCGCGTGCGGCCGCGTGGCGCAATTTTCTGGTGATGGCCGGTGCCTGGCAGATGCAGGGCTTCGCCATGTTCTCGGTCATCGAGAAGGCGACCGGCCGGTGGATCGGACGGCTCGGCCCCTGGCAGCCGGAAGGCTGGCCGGGCACCGAAGTGGGCTGGGGTCTGGCGCGCGAAGCCTGGGGCAAGGGTTACGCGTTGGAGGGTGCATCGGCGAGCATCGACTGGGCTTTCGACAACTTGGGCTGGACCGAGGTCATCCACAGTATCGATCGCGACAACGACGCTTCGCAGGCGCTGGCGCGTCGGCTGGGCTCGACCAATCTTGGACCGGGGCAGTTACCTGCGCCGTACGAGCACGTGCAGATCGATATCTGGGGTCAGACGCGCGAGCAATGGCGCAGCCGCCGCGCATGA
- a CDS encoding thiamine pyrophosphate-dependent enzyme, with product MSVPFAITARHKGFNRAEIVDQNFTEFVQFWQGDVRDTPDDDAPVLPGSELNAQGFRELLESQLISRHLDLMARVLRVQNKVFYTIGSSGHEGNAMVARLTRHTDPAFLHYRSGGFMAERFRKLPGMDPVMDSALSFAASSEDPASGGRHKVWGSKPLWVLPQTSTIASHLPKALGTAVAIEQARRIGHTLPIPADSIAICSFGDASSNHATAQTAFNAAGWTAYQKLPAPVLFVCEDNGIGISVKTPTGWVASNFQQRSNLDYFFADGLDLAEGYAQVQRAVEHCRTTRRPTFLHLKTTRVMGHAGTDFEIEWRSIEELVSVESTDPLLRSAAIALESGLYSKDSLLSLYEATRKRCFAAAEEADRRPRLTSLADVLKPLAPYTPDAVKREAERTDYAERRVAAFGSEDKLPEKQAPRHLAIQIGQALHDLMAKYPQSLLFGEDVAQKGGVYTVTKGLHKAFKNSRVFNTLLDETMILGLAQGFASMGMLPIPEIQYLAYFHNACDQIRGEACSLQFFSNDQYRNPILMRVASLGYQKGFGGHFHNDNSITALRDIPGLVVGCPSRGDDAATMLRTLSALAQVDGRVCAFLEPIALYMTKDLYEAGDGQWQFDYPAPGSAMTLGEGRIYHPEANDLVVFTFGNGVPMALRAARQIEAAHGWKTRVVDLRWLAPLNNAFIAEQARDAKRIIVLDEGRRSAGVGEGVITAIVEGGFGKTPLRRVVGEDTYTPLAGAALLVLPGESDVVSAAAELA from the coding sequence ATGTCTGTTCCGTTTGCCATTACCGCTCGCCACAAAGGTTTCAACCGCGCCGAGATCGTCGATCAGAATTTCACCGAGTTCGTGCAGTTCTGGCAGGGCGACGTGCGCGACACGCCCGATGACGACGCGCCGGTATTGCCGGGCAGTGAGTTGAACGCACAAGGCTTTCGCGAGTTGCTCGAATCGCAGCTGATTTCGCGGCATCTGGACCTGATGGCCCGCGTGTTGCGTGTGCAGAACAAGGTGTTCTACACGATCGGTTCGTCGGGCCACGAAGGCAATGCGATGGTCGCACGGCTGACGCGCCATACCGATCCGGCCTTCCTGCATTACCGCTCCGGCGGTTTCATGGCCGAGCGTTTCCGCAAGCTGCCGGGCATGGACCCGGTGATGGATTCGGCGCTGTCCTTTGCCGCCAGCAGCGAAGATCCCGCCTCCGGTGGTCGCCACAAGGTGTGGGGCAGCAAACCGTTATGGGTATTGCCGCAGACTTCGACGATCGCCTCGCATCTCCCCAAGGCGCTGGGCACGGCCGTGGCGATCGAACAGGCACGTCGCATCGGCCATACCTTGCCGATTCCGGCGGACTCGATCGCGATCTGTTCGTTTGGCGATGCATCGAGCAACCACGCCACCGCGCAAACCGCGTTCAATGCGGCCGGTTGGACGGCCTATCAAAAGCTGCCGGCACCCGTGCTGTTCGTTTGCGAAGACAACGGCATCGGTATTTCGGTGAAGACACCGACGGGTTGGGTGGCAAGCAATTTTCAGCAGCGCTCCAATCTCGATTACTTCTTTGCCGACGGCCTGGATCTGGCCGAAGGCTATGCGCAGGTGCAGCGCGCGGTGGAGCATTGCCGTACCACGCGTCGCCCGACATTCCTGCATTTGAAAACCACGCGCGTGATGGGCCATGCCGGCACGGATTTCGAAATCGAATGGCGCAGTATCGAAGAGCTGGTATCGGTGGAATCCACCGATCCCTTGCTGCGTTCGGCGGCGATCGCACTGGAGTCCGGGCTCTATAGCAAGGACAGTCTGCTGTCCCTATACGAAGCCACCCGCAAGCGTTGCTTCGCCGCGGCCGAAGAGGCTGACCGCCGCCCCAGGCTGACCAGCCTGGCCGACGTGTTGAAGCCATTGGCGCCTTACACTCCAGACGCAGTCAAGCGCGAAGCGGAGCGGACCGATTACGCCGAGCGCCGTGTCGCCGCGTTCGGCAGCGAGGACAAGCTGCCCGAGAAGCAGGCGCCGCGTCATCTGGCGATTCAGATCGGTCAGGCCTTGCACGACCTGATGGCCAAGTATCCGCAGTCCTTGCTGTTCGGTGAAGACGTAGCGCAGAAAGGCGGCGTCTATACCGTCACCAAGGGGCTGCATAAGGCCTTCAAGAACAGCCGCGTGTTCAATACGCTGCTGGACGAAACGATGATTCTCGGTCTGGCCCAGGGCTTTGCCAGCATGGGCATGCTGCCGATTCCGGAAATCCAGTATCTGGCGTATTTCCATAACGCCTGCGACCAGATTCGTGGCGAAGCATGCAGCCTGCAGTTTTTCTCCAACGATCAATATCGCAACCCGATCCTGATGCGCGTGGCTTCGCTCGGTTATCAGAAAGGCTTCGGCGGCCATTTCCACAACGACAACTCGATCACCGCGCTGCGCGATATTCCCGGCCTGGTGGTCGGTTGCCCGAGTCGCGGCGACGATGCGGCGACCATGCTGCGTACCCTGTCCGCACTGGCGCAGGTCGATGGACGTGTCTGCGCGTTTCTGGAGCCGATCGCCTTGTACATGACCAAGGATTTGTACGAAGCCGGCGACGGTCAGTGGCAGTTCGACTATCCGGCACCGGGCTCGGCCATGACGTTGGGCGAGGGCCGCATCTACCACCCCGAGGCCAACGACCTGGTGGTCTTCACCTTCGGCAACGGCGTGCCGATGGCCTTGCGTGCCGCGCGCCAGATCGAAGCGGCGCATGGGTGGAAGACGCGCGTCGTCGATCTTCGCTGGCTAGCGCCGTTGAACAACGCCTTCATTGCCGAACAGGCACGTGATGCCAAGCGGATCATCGTGCTCGACGAGGGGCGTCGCAGCGCGGGCGTCGGCGAGGGGGTCATCACGGCGATCGTCGAAGGCGGTTTTGGCAAGACGCCGCTGCGTCGTGTGGTCGGCGAGGACACCTATACGCCGCTGGCAGGTGCTGCGCTTCTGGTGCTGCCGGGCGAATCGGATGTCGTTTCGGCAGCCGCGGAGCTGGCTTAG
- a CDS encoding diguanylate cyclase translates to MDGESVEKARRRRRWQNVAWLLAALLGPCHAADTLQGGWRDVRAGDTPQTVLAAYRHGDFHPFDPGVLERLPQDGSWVVLQADRPWIDVERQLSVYPPSLGKITLYDANGASQTNALNDFSAAMHGHGRVTFRIGAEIPASQPLLLRFEPTSTIAAPVSFILQNRIEYERDDASWLAFASACFAVMLAMALMALCFATLLRDPTFAWYAGYIVCYMLIQSVQTGYLFHPLDAEFLVGSAMTLATFAVALSVAFAALFMARFCELRRYAPWLHPPVIALAIGMPLILLLRSSHIDVLEHTAQVLINPLLILGALLLLLAAVVAVARGSRHAWFFLLGWTPLLVLTALCSSQIGGALPHVLWLNDASLAAGAFEAIVLSLGLADRALNVRRDRDMVRVLADNDALTNILNRRAWTEGVREIFATTPGQPLALLFLDLDNFKTLNDKQGHAAGDRALIAVAAALRHELRPADLLGRYGGEEFVAMLYDIDQELAMQVATRLCRRVHRLEIPVDGKHLALSVSIGVAMRSPGDTVESIVERADQAMYGAKVNGRNRVQLDVRLTPSVPRARASARKS, encoded by the coding sequence ATGGACGGAGAGTCGGTCGAAAAGGCCAGACGCCGCCGACGGTGGCAAAACGTAGCGTGGCTACTGGCCGCGTTGCTCGGGCCCTGCCATGCCGCCGATACCTTGCAGGGAGGCTGGCGCGACGTGCGTGCTGGCGACACCCCGCAGACCGTACTCGCCGCCTATCGACACGGCGATTTCCACCCGTTCGACCCAGGTGTGCTGGAACGCTTGCCACAGGACGGCAGCTGGGTCGTCCTGCAGGCCGATCGACCCTGGATCGATGTGGAGCGCCAGCTATCGGTGTACCCGCCTTCCCTGGGCAAGATCACGCTGTACGACGCGAACGGGGCGAGCCAGACCAACGCATTGAACGATTTCTCCGCGGCGATGCATGGCCATGGACGCGTGACGTTTCGGATCGGTGCCGAGATACCGGCTTCGCAGCCGTTGCTGTTGAGGTTCGAACCGACATCGACCATCGCAGCTCCGGTCAGTTTCATCCTGCAAAACCGCATCGAGTACGAGCGCGACGATGCGAGCTGGCTGGCCTTCGCCAGTGCATGCTTCGCCGTGATGCTGGCGATGGCCTTGATGGCGTTGTGTTTCGCGACCTTGCTGCGCGATCCGACGTTTGCCTGGTACGCCGGATACATCGTTTGCTACATGCTGATCCAGAGCGTGCAGACGGGTTATCTGTTTCACCCCTTGGATGCGGAATTCCTGGTCGGGTCGGCGATGACGCTGGCGACCTTCGCGGTTGCCTTGTCCGTGGCGTTTGCCGCGCTTTTCATGGCGCGCTTCTGCGAGTTGCGCCGTTATGCGCCTTGGCTGCATCCGCCGGTGATCGCACTGGCGATCGGCATGCCCCTGATCCTGTTATTGCGCAGCAGCCACATCGACGTGCTGGAACACACCGCGCAAGTGCTCATCAACCCGTTGTTGATTCTCGGCGCGTTGTTGCTGCTCCTAGCGGCGGTCGTGGCCGTCGCGCGCGGTTCGCGGCACGCCTGGTTCTTTCTGCTGGGCTGGACGCCCCTGCTCGTGTTGACCGCGCTGTGCAGCAGCCAGATCGGCGGCGCCCTGCCCCATGTCCTGTGGCTCAACGATGCCAGCCTTGCTGCCGGCGCGTTCGAGGCGATTGTCCTTTCGCTCGGCCTGGCCGATCGCGCGCTCAATGTGCGGCGCGACCGCGACATGGTCCGCGTGCTGGCCGACAACGACGCGCTGACCAATATCCTCAATCGCCGGGCCTGGACCGAAGGCGTGCGGGAAATATTCGCCACGACGCCAGGACAGCCGCTTGCACTGCTGTTTCTCGATCTGGATAACTTCAAGACCTTGAACGACAAGCAAGGGCACGCGGCCGGCGATCGTGCGCTGATAGCCGTGGCGGCGGCGCTACGCCATGAGCTGCGCCCTGCCGACCTGTTGGGTCGCTATGGTGGCGAAGAATTTGTAGCCATGCTCTATGACATCGATCAGGAACTCGCGATGCAGGTAGCCACGCGACTGTGTCGACGCGTGCATCGACTCGAGATACCGGTCGATGGCAAGCACCTTGCGCTCAGCGTCAGTATCGGTGTCGCCATGCGTTCGCCAGGCGACACCGTGGAGTCGATCGTCGAGCGTGCCGATCAGGCGATGTATGGCGCGAAGGTCAACGGGCGCAATCGGGTACAGCTCGATGTGCGCCTGACGCCCAGCGTGCCGAGGGCAAGAGCCTCGGCACGCAAGTCCTAA
- a CDS encoding NAD(P)H-dependent oxidoreductase produces MSKVNVAVFVGSLRKDSFNRCLARAVERLAPTDFAFNHIRIDDLPLYSQDFDHDYPANATRLKQQVEAADALLFVTPEYNRSIPGVLKNALDIGSRPWGTNSFAGKPGAVIGTSIATTGSAMSQQHLRNVLAYLDVSLLAQPEVFVHFKDGLFDIDGNIGVESTQKFLQGFVDRYVAWVRRFKP; encoded by the coding sequence ATGAGCAAGGTGAATGTGGCGGTATTCGTTGGCAGCCTGCGCAAGGACTCGTTCAACCGCTGCCTGGCCCGCGCGGTCGAACGGCTGGCGCCCACGGATTTCGCCTTCAACCACATCCGCATCGACGATCTGCCGCTCTACAGCCAGGATTTCGATCACGACTACCCGGCCAACGCCACGCGCCTGAAGCAGCAGGTCGAGGCTGCCGACGCCCTGTTATTCGTCACGCCCGAATACAACCGTTCGATCCCCGGCGTGCTCAAGAACGCGCTGGATATCGGTTCGCGGCCGTGGGGTACCAATTCGTTCGCCGGCAAACCGGGCGCGGTGATCGGCACCTCGATCGCCACCACCGGTTCGGCCATGTCGCAGCAGCATTTGCGCAATGTGCTGGCCTACCTCGATGTCTCCCTGCTGGCGCAGCCGGAAGTGTTTGTCCACTTCAAGGACGGCCTGTTCGACATCGATGGCAATATCGGCGTGGAAAGCACGCAGAAGTTTCTGCAAGGTTTTGTCGACCGCTATGTCGCGTGGGTGCGGCGCTTCAAGCCGTAG
- the ppk1 gene encoding polyphosphate kinase 1, with protein sequence MNTSVDSPTPAPLPRPEKVTTETTAVETVAVAAPDLNDASLYIHREISQLQFNIRVLDQALDESKPILERLKFLLIFSTNMDEFFEIRVAGLKSQIAFDHEIVGPDGIPPKRALAEISEIAHKQIERQYSILNDAILPELDKQGMRIVRRNQWSHKQKLWVRRYFRHEVAPLVTPIGLDPTHPFPLLVNKSLNFIVQLEGIDAFGRDSGLAIVPAPRVLPRLIRLPDEVCEGGDNFVLLSSIIHEHADELFPGMSVLGCYQFRLTRNADLTIDPEDVEDLARALRGELYSRRFGDAVRLEVADNCPKNLTDYLLKQFGLTAAEMYEVNGPVNLARLFGLASKTLRPQLNYPPFTPAIPKSLKKAEDLFQVIAKQDVLLLHPYESFAPVVDLLHQAAKDPSVLAIKQTLYRSGANSEIVDALVDAARSGKEVTAVVELRARFDEESNLTLASRLQQAGAVVIYGVVGVKTHAKLMLIQRREGSELVRYAHLGTGNYHTGNARLYTDYSLLTSDEALCEDVHKLFSQLTGMGKVQHMKKLLHAPFTLKKTLLELIATETANAAAGKPAQIIAKVNAITDPKIIRALYKASMAGVKIDLIVRGMCCLRPGVPGVSQNIRVRSIVGRFLEHSRVYWFANDGEERFYLASADLMERNLDRRIETGFPIEGKKLQQRVRKELDLYLSDNTSAWQLQSDGQYLRPSSTGQRNVQAQLLEKICGVGASNEA encoded by the coding sequence ATGAATACTAGCGTCGACAGCCCCACGCCCGCTCCGCTTCCGCGCCCCGAGAAGGTAACGACGGAAACCACCGCAGTCGAAACAGTGGCGGTGGCAGCGCCCGATCTGAACGACGCCAGCCTGTATATCCATCGCGAGATTTCACAGCTGCAGTTCAACATCCGCGTGCTGGATCAGGCGCTGGACGAAAGCAAGCCGATCCTCGAGCGCTTGAAGTTCCTGCTGATCTTTTCCACCAACATGGACGAATTCTTCGAGATCCGCGTGGCGGGCCTGAAGAGTCAGATCGCGTTCGATCATGAAATCGTCGGGCCGGACGGCATTCCCCCGAAGCGGGCGTTGGCCGAGATCAGCGAAATCGCGCACAAGCAGATAGAGCGACAGTATTCGATCCTCAACGACGCCATCCTGCCCGAGCTCGACAAGCAAGGCATGCGCATCGTGCGCCGCAACCAGTGGTCGCATAAGCAGAAGCTGTGGGTGCGTCGCTATTTCCGCCACGAGGTCGCGCCGCTGGTCACGCCGATCGGCCTCGATCCCACGCATCCGTTTCCGCTGCTGGTCAACAAGAGCCTGAACTTCATCGTGCAACTGGAAGGCATCGATGCCTTCGGTCGCGACTCGGGCCTGGCGATCGTGCCGGCGCCGCGCGTGCTGCCGCGCCTGATTCGCCTGCCCGATGAGGTATGCGAAGGCGGCGACAACTTCGTACTGCTGTCGTCGATCATTCACGAACATGCCGACGAGCTGTTTCCCGGCATGTCGGTGCTGGGCTGCTATCAGTTCCGCCTGACCCGCAACGCCGACCTCACCATCGATCCGGAAGACGTCGAGGATCTCGCGCGTGCGCTGCGCGGCGAGCTGTATTCGCGCCGGTTCGGCGATGCGGTACGCTTGGAAGTGGCCGACAACTGCCCCAAGAACCTCACCGATTACCTGCTCAAGCAATTCGGCCTGACCGCGGCTGAAATGTACGAGGTCAACGGGCCGGTCAATCTGGCGCGCCTGTTCGGCCTGGCCAGCAAGACGCTGCGTCCGCAGCTGAACTATCCGCCGTTCACGCCGGCGATCCCCAAGTCGCTCAAGAAGGCCGAAGACCTGTTCCAGGTCATCGCCAAGCAGGACGTGCTGCTGCTGCATCCCTATGAGTCGTTCGCGCCGGTGGTCGACCTGTTGCATCAGGCCGCCAAGGACCCGAGCGTGCTGGCGATCAAGCAGACGCTCTATCGCAGCGGTGCGAATTCGGAAATCGTCGACGCACTGGTCGATGCGGCCCGCTCCGGCAAGGAAGTGACCGCCGTGGTCGAGCTGCGCGCACGCTTCGACGAGGAATCCAACCTGACGCTGGCCTCGCGCCTGCAGCAGGCCGGCGCCGTAGTGATCTACGGCGTGGTCGGCGTGAAGACGCATGCCAAGCTGATGCTGATCCAGCGCCGCGAAGGCAGCGAACTGGTGCGCTATGCCCACCTGGGTACCGGCAATTATCACACCGGCAATGCGCGCCTCTACACCGACTACAGCTTGCTGACCTCCGATGAGGCCCTGTGCGAAGACGTGCACAAGCTTTTCAGCCAGCTCACCGGCATGGGCAAGGTGCAGCACATGAAGAAACTGCTGCATGCGCCGTTCACGCTGAAAAAGACCCTGCTGGAATTGATCGCCACCGAGACCGCCAATGCGGCGGCCGGCAAACCGGCGCAGATCATCGCCAAGGTCAACGCCATCACCGATCCCAAGATCATTCGCGCGCTCTATAAAGCCAGTATGGCCGGCGTGAAGATCGACCTGATCGTACGCGGCATGTGCTGCCTGCGCCCCGGTGTGCCGGGTGTGTCGCAGAATATCCGTGTGCGCTCGATCGTCGGCCGCTTCCTGGAACACAGCCGCGTGTACTGGTTTGCCAACGATGGCGAGGAGCGTTTCTACCTGGCCAGCGCCGACCTGATGGAACGCAATCTCGACCGCCGTATCGAAACCGGTTTTCCGATCGAGGGCAAGAAGCTGCAGCAGCGCGTACGCAAGGAGCTCGACCTTTATCTGAGCGACAACACGAGCGCATGGCAGCTGCAGTCGGACGGTCAATACCTGCGCCCATCGAGCACTGGCCAGCGCAACGTGCAGGCGCAACTACTGGAAAAGATCTGCGGCGTCGGTGCCTCCAACGAGGCCTGA
- a CDS encoding helix-turn-helix transcriptional regulator, with protein sequence MRNARIDRYEDIPRDVVTTGNEYAAHYVLSPHSHRRCQLLYAMTGVMTVITEEGSWVIPPRRALWIPSGVMHEVHLGGPTSTRSAFVLEHVAQATGLPTHCEVLAVSPLLHELLIEAVDLPALYELDGRDGMVMRLLLEEIRRMPTLALNTPLPRERRLAALCRHLLEHPSQEVKIDDMAMSAGMSRRNFTRMFREQTGMSFAAWRQQACLLAALTRLGNGEPVTQVAMELGYNSSSALSAVFRRVLGAPPSRFLANNGPSSAT encoded by the coding sequence ATGCGCAACGCACGTATCGACCGCTATGAGGACATTCCGCGAGACGTCGTGACCACCGGCAACGAGTACGCGGCGCACTACGTGCTGAGCCCGCACTCGCATCGTCGTTGCCAGCTGCTTTACGCGATGACTGGCGTCATGACGGTCATCACCGAGGAAGGCAGCTGGGTGATTCCGCCGCGCCGCGCGCTGTGGATTCCGTCGGGGGTAATGCACGAAGTCCATCTGGGTGGCCCGACGTCCACGCGCAGCGCTTTTGTACTCGAGCATGTTGCCCAGGCGACCGGGCTGCCCACGCACTGCGAAGTCCTCGCCGTCTCACCCTTGTTGCACGAGCTGCTTATCGAGGCGGTGGATCTGCCCGCTCTTTACGAGCTCGATGGCCGTGACGGCATGGTCATGCGCCTGCTGCTGGAAGAAATCAGGCGCATGCCGACACTTGCGCTCAATACCCCGCTACCGCGCGAGCGGCGGCTGGCGGCGTTGTGCCGACATCTGCTCGAGCATCCGTCGCAAGAGGTGAAAATCGACGATATGGCGATGAGCGCCGGCATGAGCCGCCGCAACTTCACCCGCATGTTTCGCGAACAGACCGGCATGAGCTTCGCCGCGTGGCGCCAGCAGGCATGCCTGCTGGCTGCGCTGACGCGACTGGGTAATGGCGAGCCGGTCACGCAGGTGGCGATGGAGCTCGGCTATAACAGTTCCAGTGCGCTGTCGGCGGTGTTTCGTCGCGTGCTCGGTGCGCCGCCCAGCCGTTTTCTTGCCAACAACGGCCCGTCTAGCGCCACATAG